The Chryseobacterium aureum genome contains a region encoding:
- the fumC gene encoding class II fumarate hydratase encodes MNYRIEKDTMGEVQVPADKFWGAQTERSRNNFKIGPEGSMPHEIIEAFAYLKKAAAYTNTDLGVLSAEKRDMIAKVCDEILEGKLNDQFPLVIWQTGSGTQSNMNVNEVVSNRAHVNNGGTLGEKSEIHPNDDVNKSQSSNDTYPTAMHIAAYTKVVEVTIPAVEKLKNTLAEKSKAFKDVVKIGRTHLMDATPLTLGQEFSGYVAQLEFGLRALKNTLPHLSELALGGTAVGTGLNTPNGYDVKVAEYIARFTNHPFITAENKFEALAAHDAIVESHGALKQLAVSLYKIAQDIRLLASGPRSGIGEIHIPENEPGSSIMPGKVNPTQNEAMTMVCAQVLGNDTTISFAGTQGNYELNVFKPVMAYNFLQSAQLIADACISFNDHCAVGIEPNHERIKELVDKSLMLVTALNTHIGYENAAKIAKTAHKNGTTLKEEAINLGLLTAEQFDEWVKPEDMVGSLK; translated from the coding sequence ATGAATTACAGAATAGAAAAAGACACCATGGGAGAAGTGCAGGTACCTGCCGATAAATTCTGGGGTGCACAGACGGAACGTTCAAGAAACAATTTCAAAATAGGGCCTGAGGGTTCAATGCCGCATGAAATCATTGAAGCTTTTGCTTATCTGAAGAAGGCTGCAGCTTATACCAACACTGATCTGGGAGTACTTTCTGCAGAAAAAAGAGATATGATCGCGAAAGTATGTGATGAAATTCTGGAAGGAAAACTGAATGACCAGTTTCCATTGGTAATCTGGCAGACGGGTTCCGGCACGCAGTCTAACATGAATGTGAATGAAGTAGTTTCCAACAGAGCTCATGTGAATAACGGTGGAACTTTAGGTGAAAAATCTGAAATTCACCCGAATGATGATGTCAATAAATCACAATCATCCAATGATACTTATCCTACTGCCATGCACATAGCTGCTTATACAAAAGTGGTGGAAGTAACCATTCCGGCTGTAGAAAAACTAAAAAATACGTTAGCTGAGAAATCAAAAGCTTTCAAAGATGTAGTAAAGATTGGCAGAACTCACCTGATGGATGCCACTCCACTTACTCTAGGGCAGGAATTTTCCGGATATGTGGCTCAATTGGAATTCGGGTTGAGAGCTTTAAAAAATACACTGCCTCACCTTTCTGAACTGGCTTTGGGAGGAACCGCTGTAGGTACAGGATTAAATACGCCCAACGGATACGATGTAAAAGTAGCGGAATACATTGCCCGATTTACAAATCATCCTTTCATTACCGCAGAAAATAAATTCGAAGCTCTTGCAGCCCACGATGCGATTGTAGAATCTCACGGAGCTTTAAAGCAGCTGGCAGTTTCTTTATATAAAATTGCTCAGGATATCAGATTACTGGCTTCCGGGCCGCGTTCGGGAATTGGGGAAATTCATATTCCAGAGAATGAGCCGGGTTCTTCTATTATGCCAGGGAAAGTAAATCCTACTCAGAATGAAGCAATGACGATGGTTTGCGCACAGGTTTTAGGAAACGATACTACCATTTCCTTTGCGGGAACTCAGGGAAATTATGAACTGAACGTTTTCAAACCGGTAATGGCTTATAACTTTTTACAGTCTGCGCAGCTGATTGCTGATGCATGCATTTCCTTCAATGATCACTGTGCAGTAGGTATTGAGCCGAATCATGAGAGAATTAAAGAACTGGTAGACAAATCTTTAATGCTTGTAACGGCTTTAAATACTCATATAGGATATGAAAATGCTGCTAAGATTGCGAAGACAGCCCATAAAAACGGAACAACATTGAAAGAAGAAGCCATCAATCTTGGTCTGTTGACTGCTGAACAGTTTGACGAGTGGGTGAAACCAGAAGATATGGTTGGAAGCTTAAAATAA
- a CDS encoding outer membrane beta-barrel protein — MIKKLIVMGLLCSISASFHAQKKGLNINLSSKKDTEVSPIVKEKVEEYAAKINTIIQEEKKLMEEELVVLQARNLDKADFDREKAQIADRYSEKMDKRIEELGFDLDDVIQKQVRYSLLNTDVTSKEELKEKLLKKFRPSRSFTGYFSYGIMTLTNSAADNELDKNIGYANNLEFGLKLNYQLSRTSPWAITSGVGFSWRTVRADNNMMFVRNASQGVALAQYSENLEKSKLRTGYIMIPLGVQYNFSKLKNAGMDIQYRSYYTGFKIGANVYGGVKMSTNNIVKGIDGETRDRGNYQVNPFVYGAQLTFSYNSFSVFVKKDFSNFFKDSYFKNDKALIFGLAIGLD, encoded by the coding sequence ATGATCAAGAAATTAATCGTAATGGGATTGCTATGCTCTATTTCAGCATCATTCCATGCGCAGAAGAAAGGGCTGAATATTAACCTGTCTTCTAAAAAAGACACCGAGGTCAGCCCGATCGTAAAGGAGAAAGTAGAGGAATATGCCGCAAAAATCAATACCATCATTCAGGAAGAAAAAAAGCTGATGGAAGAAGAACTGGTGGTTTTGCAGGCCAGAAACCTTGATAAAGCAGATTTCGACAGAGAAAAAGCCCAGATTGCAGACCGATATTCTGAGAAAATGGATAAAAGAATCGAGGAGCTTGGGTTTGATCTGGACGATGTTATCCAAAAGCAGGTAAGATATTCTCTTTTGAACACCGATGTTACCTCCAAAGAAGAGCTTAAAGAAAAGCTGTTGAAAAAATTCCGTCCCAGCAGAAGCTTTACAGGGTATTTCTCTTACGGGATTATGACTTTAACAAACAGTGCTGCGGACAATGAACTTGATAAAAACATAGGATATGCCAATAATCTGGAATTTGGTCTTAAACTGAACTATCAGCTCAGCAGAACAAGCCCCTGGGCAATAACTTCCGGAGTGGGATTTTCATGGAGGACCGTAAGAGCAGATAACAATATGATGTTTGTAAGGAACGCCAGCCAGGGAGTAGCGCTGGCTCAATACAGTGAAAATCTTGAGAAAAGTAAGTTAAGAACAGGATATATTATGATCCCTCTTGGTGTGCAGTATAATTTTTCCAAACTTAAAAATGCAGGAATGGATATCCAGTACAGAAGTTATTACACAGGATTTAAAATTGGAGCCAATGTATATGGAGGCGTAAAAATGTCTACCAACAATATTGTAAAAGGAATTGATGGAGAAACAAGAGACCGCGGGAACTATCAGGTGAATCCTTTTGTGTATGGGGCGCAGCTTACGTTTTCATACAACAGTTTCAGTGTCTTTGTGAAAAAAGATTTCAGTAATTTCTTTAAAGACAGTTATTTCAAAAATGATAAAGCATTGATATTCGGCTTAGCCATCGGATTAGATTAA
- a CDS encoding RNA polymerase sigma factor: protein MKLLFGNKKNDLLSLLKKQDPAAQKIFYEQNVKRYLSVSKSYISDLYQAEDCLIKAFCKIFKHIESFRGESNLDSWARRIVVNECLNFIKSHKTVFYLDDINQSFYEDIHEPEMDCDFNAQELLDQLPDAYRMVFNLYVLEGYSHQEIADALQISVTVSKTQLFRAKEKLRKIYFQQQKKVKNENVYR, encoded by the coding sequence ATGAAACTTTTGTTCGGAAATAAAAAAAATGATTTGTTGAGCCTCCTGAAAAAACAGGATCCGGCTGCACAAAAGATTTTCTATGAACAGAATGTCAAAAGATACCTGAGTGTAAGTAAAAGTTATATCAGTGATTTGTATCAGGCAGAAGACTGTCTCATTAAGGCATTCTGTAAAATTTTTAAGCATATTGAAAGCTTCAGAGGAGAATCAAACCTGGACAGCTGGGCAAGAAGAATCGTTGTAAATGAATGCCTGAATTTTATCAAAAGCCACAAAACAGTTTTCTATCTGGACGATATTAATCAATCCTTTTATGAAGATATCCATGAGCCGGAAATGGATTGTGATTTTAATGCTCAGGAGCTATTGGATCAGCTTCCCGATGCCTACAGGATGGTTTTTAATCTGTATGTATTGGAAGGATATTCTCATCAGGAAATTGCTGATGCTTTGCAGATTTCAGTGACTGTTAGCAAAACACAGCTTTTCAGAGCCAAAGAAAAATTAAGAAAGATCTACTTTCAACAACAAAAAAAAGTGAAAAATGAAAACGTTTACAGATAA
- a CDS encoding Dyp-type peroxidase translates to MNTIESQNVTDYPNSNTIFMVWKLHDSPQLKEVFQRLCALVLNLNNSVFNRFPDSRASCVMGIGAEGWKKLDLPNPPPRELVSFEEIKGIKHTAVSTPGDLHFHLRADNKSLIFDMGIEISNLLSSVAESILEIHGFKYWDARSILGFVDGTENPHGDDRDYFAKIGDEDLQYKGGSYLFVQKYLHNMAAWKSLSTEDQEKVIGRSKENDIEMSDDVKPSNSHIALANIEGEDGAELKIVRDNMPFGSPSTNEFGTYFIAYASTFSTTRKMLTNMFIGNPAGNYDRILDFSTAVTGTLFFVPTRNMLDEFSG, encoded by the coding sequence ATGAATACGATAGAATCCCAGAATGTAACAGACTATCCGAACAGCAATACCATTTTTATGGTTTGGAAACTCCATGACAGCCCGCAGCTGAAAGAGGTTTTTCAAAGGCTGTGTGCCCTGGTGCTGAATCTTAATAATTCTGTTTTCAACCGCTTTCCGGACAGCCGGGCGAGCTGTGTCATGGGAATTGGTGCTGAAGGGTGGAAAAAGCTGGATCTTCCGAATCCCCCACCCAGAGAATTGGTCAGTTTTGAAGAAATAAAAGGTATAAAACATACCGCTGTATCCACTCCGGGTGACCTTCATTTCCATTTAAGAGCAGACAATAAAAGTTTGATTTTTGATATGGGAATTGAAATATCCAATCTTTTAAGCTCCGTGGCAGAAAGCATTCTGGAGATTCATGGATTTAAGTATTGGGATGCGCGCTCTATTCTTGGCTTTGTAGACGGAACAGAAAATCCCCATGGCGATGACCGTGATTATTTTGCCAAAATAGGAGATGAAGATCTTCAGTATAAAGGTGGAAGCTACCTTTTTGTTCAGAAATACCTTCACAATATGGCCGCCTGGAAGAGTCTTTCCACGGAAGATCAGGAAAAAGTTATCGGAAGATCCAAAGAAAATGATATAGAAATGTCTGATGATGTAAAACCTTCCAACTCGCATATTGCCTTAGCCAACATCGAAGGTGAAGATGGAGCAGAATTGAAGATTGTAAGAGATAATATGCCATTTGGAAGTCCTTCCACTAATGAGTTTGGAACTTATTTTATTGCCTATGCAAGCACATTTTCTACCACCAGAAAAATGCTCACAAATATGTTTATCGGTAATCCTGCGGGCAATTACGACAGGATTTTAGACTTTAGTACGGCAGTTACAGGAACACTCTTCTTTGTTCCTACCAGGAATATGCTTGATGAATTCTCAGGATAA
- a CDS encoding ABC transporter ATP-binding protein: MINIQNLSKTYGTATVLNIEHLEIPNGETFGLVGNNGAGKTTLFSLMLDLIQATTGSVSIDGIKVNESEAWKNKVSAFVDDTFLIGYLTPEEYFYFIGELRGQNKASVDEFLKPFHDLFNGEILKSGKYIRDLSKGNQKKVGIVGAIIGNPEIIILDEPFANLDPSTQIKLKNLIKELSKQDGVTFLISSHDLSHTTEVCNRIVVVNKGLLVKDIQTNPETLKELEQYFADQVSISDI; the protein is encoded by the coding sequence ATGATCAACATACAAAATTTATCCAAAACATACGGAACAGCAACTGTTCTAAACATTGAACATCTGGAAATCCCAAACGGTGAAACATTCGGTCTTGTAGGGAATAACGGAGCAGGAAAAACCACTCTTTTCAGTCTGATGCTGGATCTGATTCAGGCTACCACAGGATCAGTGAGCATTGATGGAATTAAAGTGAATGAATCAGAAGCCTGGAAAAATAAAGTGTCAGCTTTTGTAGATGATACTTTTCTCATTGGATATCTTACCCCGGAAGAATATTTTTATTTTATCGGAGAGTTGAGAGGCCAGAATAAAGCTTCTGTAGACGAATTCCTGAAACCTTTTCATGATCTTTTTAACGGTGAGATCCTAAAATCAGGGAAATATATCCGTGATCTTTCGAAAGGGAATCAGAAAAAAGTAGGAATTGTGGGAGCCATCATCGGAAATCCTGAAATTATTATTCTTGACGAGCCTTTTGCCAATCTGGATCCTTCCACGCAGATCAAACTTAAAAACCTGATCAAAGAACTGTCCAAGCAGGATGGAGTTACCTTTCTGATATCCAGCCATGACCTCTCGCATACCACAGAAGTCTGTAACAGAATTGTGGTGGTAAACAAAGGCCTTCTGGTAAAAGATATCCAGACCAACCCTGAAACCCTCAAAGAATTGGAGCAATATTTTGCAGATCAGGTTTCAATTTCAGATATTTAA
- a CDS encoding DUF5687 family protein: MFLKFLKLEIKSFFRGTSLGINLTMKILRFIGILYFIGCLVGGAFIAFFYIQEEIHQNPLKVVSKFMIVGWIIDLVIKYLWQEVPTQNIKPFLTMNIRKNTLVNYMLAKTFLSAFSWLTSLFFITFSLIALFNGYSILGILVWLIGVSALLYLNNFINIFFNGKETLAIAIGICFVIIGSLAYYKIIPVLSYSESVFYGFYEKPYYALIPVALFVGLWWICFRYLRNEFYLDQGLEAKKEVGKTENIAFLNKYGVIGTFINNDVKMLRRNKVTKGILLGSFMFLFYGLLMFTSSLYKTPAMMMFMGLFVTGGFQFLFGQRVPAFDSSYYPLMMTLNVPYKEYLKAKWWLMNIVTGVSIIAALCYVYFGWEVYITFFAAGLYNIGVNSQFTLWSGAFNKTQIDLNSKEKRLGQKGSFNMIAMLLLIPKMLLPMGVFALAKYFTGITGGVISIAIIGIIGFFMREKIFDIIVKHYKKEKYSTLEAFKNKD, from the coding sequence ATGTTTCTAAAGTTCCTTAAGCTTGAAATCAAAAGCTTTTTTCGTGGTACATCTTTAGGGATTAATCTGACCATGAAAATACTCAGGTTTATCGGGATTCTTTATTTTATCGGATGCCTTGTAGGCGGAGCTTTTATTGCTTTTTTCTACATACAGGAAGAAATCCATCAGAATCCTTTAAAGGTAGTTTCAAAATTCATGATTGTGGGCTGGATTATAGATCTGGTAATTAAATATCTCTGGCAGGAAGTTCCTACCCAGAATATTAAACCCTTTCTTACCATGAATATCAGGAAGAATACATTGGTTAATTATATGCTGGCCAAAACCTTTCTTTCTGCATTCAGCTGGCTGACCTCCTTATTTTTTATCACATTTTCACTGATAGCCCTGTTCAATGGATACAGCATTTTGGGAATACTGGTATGGCTTATTGGAGTGAGTGCTTTACTGTATCTGAATAATTTTATCAATATTTTTTTCAATGGCAAAGAGACTTTAGCCATTGCTATAGGAATCTGTTTTGTAATCATCGGCAGTTTGGCCTATTATAAAATCATTCCTGTTTTATCTTATTCAGAATCAGTTTTCTACGGATTTTATGAAAAACCCTATTATGCGTTGATTCCTGTTGCCCTGTTTGTGGGATTATGGTGGATCTGCTTCCGTTATCTGCGCAACGAATTTTATCTGGATCAGGGACTGGAAGCTAAGAAAGAAGTCGGGAAAACAGAAAATATTGCCTTCCTGAACAAATACGGCGTCATTGGAACATTCATCAATAACGATGTGAAAATGCTAAGGCGTAATAAAGTGACTAAAGGTATTTTGCTTGGCAGCTTTATGTTCCTGTTTTATGGATTGCTGATGTTTACCTCTTCACTCTACAAGACGCCGGCCATGATGATGTTTATGGGATTATTTGTAACAGGAGGGTTTCAGTTTCTTTTTGGACAAAGAGTACCTGCTTTTGACAGTTCGTACTATCCTTTGATGATGACCCTGAACGTTCCCTACAAAGAATACTTAAAAGCAAAATGGTGGCTGATGAATATTGTAACCGGTGTTTCCATCATTGCGGCGCTTTGCTATGTATATTTTGGCTGGGAAGTCTATATTACATTTTTTGCAGCCGGATTGTATAATATTGGGGTGAACTCTCAATTTACATTGTGGTCGGGAGCCTTCAACAAAACCCAGATTGATCTGAACTCAAAAGAGAAAAGACTGGGGCAGAAAGGAAGCTTTAATATGATTGCCATGCTCTTGCTGATTCCTAAAATGCTTCTTCCCATGGGAGTATTTGCTTTGGCAAAATATTTCACAGGAATTACAGGCGGAGTCATCAGCATTGCTATTATCGGGATCATCGGATTCTTTATGAGAGAAAAGATTTTCGATATCATTGTAAAACATTATAAGAAAGAAAAATACAGTACCCTTGAAGCTTTTAAAAATAAAGATTAA
- a CDS encoding DNA repair protein RecN has product MLSRIYIKNFALIDTLEVSLKNGLQVITGETGAGKSIILGALRLILGERADVKSIAKTEEKSVVETEFSLNNQFKKFFIENDLDYEHQTIIRREILPSGKSRAFINDVPVTLDILRELSSQLIDIHSQFETSNLFTSEYQFKIIDGLSENKRIIEEYQQEFSDYQSLKLLLKKLKTQLSESNKESDYKEFLLNELEELKLDDVDYEDVQNQLSIQENAGMISENVGQILSRFHQEEIGILSFFNEATSKLSKISEISTSFAELDERLETSFVELKDIISELEHEAERVEINPENLVYLTDLNNKINALFLKHNVSDLNELIEIRNQLAGEQKGASDLEAQIEETEENISQKEKTLQSLAGKLSKNRHKNVSVFIKKAEGLLKKLGLEKAKVDIELQDAEEFNPFGKETIQLLFQANSGFPLKPIQTAISGGERSRVMLAVKKIIAESDELPTLILDEIDTGVSGKVAEEIGNLMREMSEDMQLIVISHLAQVAAKGNDNYKVVKQDISGRTQSTIIPLSSEEKLNEIAQLLSGSKITEAALAQAKELIG; this is encoded by the coding sequence ATGCTTTCGAGAATTTACATTAAAAACTTTGCCCTGATTGATACCCTAGAAGTATCATTAAAAAATGGTTTACAGGTGATTACCGGTGAAACAGGGGCGGGAAAATCTATTATTTTAGGAGCGCTCCGTCTTATTTTAGGAGAAAGAGCTGATGTAAAATCCATTGCCAAAACAGAAGAAAAAAGCGTAGTGGAAACCGAGTTTTCCCTCAATAATCAGTTTAAAAAATTCTTTATCGAAAATGATCTTGATTATGAACATCAGACCATTATCAGAAGAGAAATACTTCCATCAGGAAAATCCCGTGCGTTCATTAATGACGTGCCGGTAACATTGGATATTCTCAGAGAACTTTCATCGCAGCTGATTGATATCCATTCCCAATTTGAAACCTCCAATCTTTTTACCTCAGAATATCAGTTTAAAATAATAGACGGCCTCTCTGAAAATAAAAGGATCATCGAAGAATATCAACAGGAATTTTCGGATTATCAGAGTCTTAAGTTATTGTTGAAAAAACTGAAAACCCAACTCTCAGAATCCAATAAAGAAAGTGATTACAAAGAATTCCTGCTTAATGAACTGGAAGAACTTAAGCTGGACGATGTAGATTATGAAGATGTACAGAATCAGCTTTCCATTCAGGAAAATGCAGGAATGATTTCTGAAAATGTAGGCCAGATCTTATCCAGATTTCATCAGGAAGAAATAGGAATTTTATCTTTCTTCAATGAAGCTACCAGCAAGCTTTCAAAAATTTCTGAGATCTCTACCAGTTTTGCTGAGCTTGATGAAAGGCTTGAAACCTCTTTTGTGGAGCTTAAAGACATTATTTCCGAACTGGAACATGAAGCAGAGAGAGTGGAAATCAACCCGGAGAATCTGGTTTATCTTACCGATCTTAATAATAAAATCAACGCCTTGTTTCTTAAGCATAACGTTTCGGATCTTAATGAACTGATAGAGATCAGGAATCAGCTGGCCGGTGAGCAGAAAGGTGCTTCAGACCTGGAGGCACAGATTGAAGAAACAGAAGAAAATATCTCTCAAAAAGAAAAAACACTTCAGAGCCTTGCCGGAAAGCTTTCTAAAAACAGGCATAAAAATGTTTCTGTTTTCATCAAAAAAGCAGAAGGACTTTTGAAGAAACTCGGGCTGGAAAAAGCAAAAGTTGATATCGAATTACAGGATGCTGAAGAGTTCAATCCGTTTGGAAAAGAAACCATTCAGCTGTTGTTTCAGGCGAATTCCGGTTTTCCTCTGAAGCCGATTCAGACGGCTATTTCCGGAGGAGAAAGATCAAGAGTCATGCTTGCCGTCAAGAAGATTATTGCGGAAAGTGATGAGCTCCCAACTCTTATTCTGGATGAAATTGATACCGGAGTATCAGGAAAAGTAGCCGAAGAAATCGGAAACCTGATGAGAGAAATGTCCGAAGACATGCAGCTGATCGTTATTTCCCATCTCGCACAGGTGGCCGCAAAAGGAAATGATAATTATAAAGTGGTAAAGCAGGATATTTCCGGAAGAACACAATCCACCATTATTCCTTTAAGCAGCGAAGAAAAGCTGAACGAGATTGCCCAGCTGCTTTCCGGAAGCAAAATTACCGAAGCTGCCTTAGCACAGGCAAAAGAACTTATCGGATAG
- the porD gene encoding type IX secretion system protein PorD, translating into MKRIISLFFLFFIYTQSFSQELLATVQVNAQQLGGSNQQAYKALEKSLRDFINNTSWTGKKLQNFEKIKCGFSIVIGERDGNKFKGSIVVQAMRPVYNTTYESPLLNLQDQRFAFEYIENESLIFNERQFSGKNLTDVVSFYIYVILGLDGDSFQSMGGSQWFAKAQQIAQNSQNRNYEGWNTINEPRSRSILINEIMNPNWNQLRSTIYTYHRAGLDNLFNQDQTAGKKVIFDALMQLKMYENSFQQAFFFNLFMDTKSDEIFNIFNSGNNGGLILNDLKQTMIILSPKNIDNKWNKWKV; encoded by the coding sequence ATGAAAAGAATTATAAGTTTATTTTTTCTGTTTTTTATATATACCCAAAGTTTTTCTCAGGAATTGCTGGCAACTGTTCAGGTAAATGCCCAGCAGCTGGGAGGAAGTAACCAGCAGGCCTATAAGGCATTGGAAAAAAGTCTCAGGGACTTTATTAATAATACCAGCTGGACAGGGAAAAAGCTCCAGAACTTTGAAAAAATAAAATGTGGCTTTTCCATTGTCATTGGAGAAAGAGACGGTAATAAATTCAAGGGATCTATTGTTGTTCAGGCCATGCGTCCCGTTTATAATACAACCTATGAATCTCCTTTGCTGAATCTCCAGGATCAGAGATTTGCATTTGAGTATATTGAAAATGAAAGCCTTATCTTCAATGAGAGACAGTTTTCAGGGAAGAATTTAACAGATGTAGTCAGCTTTTATATTTATGTTATTTTAGGATTGGACGGAGACAGTTTTCAGTCTATGGGCGGCTCTCAGTGGTTTGCAAAAGCACAGCAGATTGCTCAGAACTCCCAAAACAGAAACTATGAAGGATGGAACACCATCAATGAACCAAGAAGCCGTTCTATTTTAATCAATGAAATCATGAACCCGAACTGGAATCAGCTGCGTTCCACTATTTATACCTACCACAGAGCAGGTCTGGATAATCTTTTCAATCAGGATCAGACAGCCGGGAAAAAAGTGATTTTTGATGCCCTGATGCAATTGAAAATGTACGAGAACAGTTTCCAGCAGGCATTTTTCTTCAATCTCTTTATGGATACCAAAAGTGATGAAATCTTCAATATCTTCAACTCAGGAAATAATGGAGGCCTGATTCTCAATGACCTTAAACAGACAATGATTATCCTTTCTCCAAAAAATATTGATAATAAGTGGAATAAATGGAAAGTGTAA
- a CDS encoding helix-turn-helix domain-containing protein, which translates to MKVPVLDFVRPDDSRLEFELIKVSNTTMPNIKVQHHRHNFFEIIIVEKNSTTQIVDFKTYTVSENEILIIPKNSIHHSASNEQYEGKLMLFTDTFFNQEQNTFLNQLSIFNPITDNKLLRISSNEEVSKYIELLDIEYSKADINFLVLQNLFFTFLLKLEYLSREQYQTTLILKNQNVYLSFILLLETHFKKEHQITFYTETLNITPKKANQIMMAFTGKTLSQLIGERIIIEAKRLLLYSHLSVKEIAYALGFEDHHYFSRNFKKHTQSSPELFRKTFSRKIH; encoded by the coding sequence ATGAAAGTACCTGTTTTAGACTTTGTAAGACCTGATGATTCCCGGTTGGAGTTTGAGCTCATCAAGGTTTCAAATACCACGATGCCTAATATTAAAGTACAGCATCACAGGCACAATTTTTTTGAAATTATCATCGTTGAAAAAAATTCAACCACTCAAATTGTTGATTTTAAAACCTATACTGTTTCGGAAAATGAAATATTAATCATCCCTAAGAACAGCATACATCATTCTGCGTCCAATGAGCAGTATGAAGGCAAGTTGATGTTGTTTACAGACACCTTCTTTAATCAGGAGCAAAATACATTTCTGAATCAATTGTCTATTTTCAATCCGATCACAGACAATAAATTATTGAGAATCTCCTCAAATGAAGAAGTAAGCAAGTATATTGAGCTTTTAGATATTGAATATTCAAAGGCAGATATCAATTTTTTGGTCCTCCAAAACTTATTTTTCACATTTCTGCTGAAATTGGAATACCTCTCGCGGGAACAGTATCAAACGACTTTAATTTTAAAAAATCAAAATGTTTACCTTTCATTTATTCTTCTCTTAGAAACCCATTTTAAAAAAGAACATCAGATAACATTTTATACGGAAACGCTCAATATTACCCCTAAAAAAGCCAATCAAATTATGATGGCTTTTACAGGAAAAACTTTAAGCCAGTTAATTGGAGAACGGATTATTATTGAGGCCAAAAGACTTTTACTCTATTCCCATCTTTCTGTTAAAGAAATTGCTTATGCATTAGGCTTTGAGGATCACCATTACTTTTCAAGGAATTTTAAAAAACACACCCAATCTTCCCCGGAGCTGTTCCGGAAAACTTTCAGCCGTAAAATCCATTAA